The following coding sequences lie in one Phragmites australis chromosome 8, lpPhrAust1.1, whole genome shotgun sequence genomic window:
- the LOC133926423 gene encoding auxin response factor 16-like isoform X1, whose product MKDQGSGGVTPCPAEGEKKPTNSELWHACAGPLVSMPPVGSLVVYFPQGHSEQVAASMHKELDTIPNYPSLPSKLICKLLSLTLHADSETDDVYAQMTLQPVNKYDRDAMLASELGLKQNKQPTEFFCKTLTASDTSTHGGFSVPRRAAEKIFPPLDFAMQPPARELTAKDLHDISWKFRHIYRGQPKRHLLTTGWSVFVSTKRLLAGDSVLFIRDEKSQLLLGIRHASRPQPALSSSVLSSDSMHIGILAAAAHAAANSSPFTIFYNPRASPSEFVIPLAKYNKALYTQVSLGMRFRMLFETEDSGVRRYMGTVTGIGDLDPVRWKNSHWRNLQVGWDESTASDRRTRVSIWEIEPVATPFYICPPPFFRPKLPKQPGMPDDENEVESAFKRAMPWLADDFALKDVQNALFPGLNLVQWMAMQQNPQMLTAVAPSVQSPYLTSNALGVQDGMGSVNEDPTKRLSMQAQNIGLPNLQAGLKMDHPVSTTLAQHQHQAHHVLQQQQVQPLQQSTVILQQQQAQLLQQNAMHLQQQQEQLQRQQSQQPQQLKAAACLQPMGQHKLKEQQSSAGQVVSQAQLLNQILQPSSSQLQQLGLPKSPTQRPGLPGLTTVGSLQQPPLTQTTQVQQTTDYQHGLLQSQQPQVQQLSQPELQLLQKIQQQNLLSQLNPQHHSQLIQQLSQKSQEILQQQVLQHQLGGADAMGQLKHSQQTSLNHITGSLTPQQLVRSQSALAESEEPSSSTAPSASRISPINSLSRAHQGSRNLPDMPSTLHIDHILQEIQSKSDNRVKSDMQGSKETVHVPNRHPASDQLDASSATSFCLDESPQEGFSFPQVCLDSNVQVDPRDNFLIAENVDTLMPDALLSRGMSSGKGICNLPSGQRDHRDVEIELSSAAFSSQSFGVPDMSFKPGCSSDVAVTDGGMPSQGLWNSQTQRMRTFTKVQKRGSVGRSIDITRYRGYDDLRHDLACMFGIQGQLEDLYRTDWKLVYVDHENDILLVGDDPWEEFVSCVKSIKILSSAEVQQMSLDGDLGCIPPQTQACSASDDANAWRS is encoded by the exons ATGAAGGACCAGGGATCGGGCGGCGTCACGCCCTGCCCGGCAGAAG GGGAAAAGAAACCCACCAACTCGGAACTGTGGCATGCTTGCGCCGGGCCTCTGGTGTCCATGCCGCCCGTGGGCAGCCTCGTCGTGTACTTTCCGCAGGGCCATAGCGAACAG GTTGCTGCTTCAATGCATAAGGAACTGGACACCATCCCCAATTACCCATCTCTGCCTTCTAAGTTGATCTGCAAGCTTCTAAGTCTCACCTTACAT GCGGATTCTGAAACCGATGATGTTTATGCCCAGATGACGCTTCAGCCTGTGAACAAA TATGATCGAGACGCAATGCTGGCATCTGAACTGGGCCTGAAACAAAATAAGCAACCAACGGAATTCTTTTGCAAGACGCTGACAGCAAGTGACACAAGTACACATGGTGGATTCTCAGTGCCACGCCGTGCAGCGGAGAAGATATTTCCACCACTA GACTTTGCGATGCAACCACCAGCGCGAGAACTCACTGCCAAGGATCTGCACGATATTTCTTGGAAATTTCGACATATCTATCGAG GTCAACCGAAGAGGCATCTTTTGACAACTGGTTGGAGTGTCTTTGTCAGTACTAAAAGACTTTTAGCTGGTGATTCAGTTCTCTTCATAAG ggATGAGAAATCTCAGCTTCTCTTAGGCATACGGCATGCTAGCAGACCTCAACCAGCTCTGTCATCATCAGTTTTATCAAGTGACAGCATGCACATAGGAATCCTGGCAGCAGCAGCCCATGCCGCTGCAAACAGCAGCCCATTTACTATTTTCTACAATCCAAG GGCAAGCCCATCAGAATTTGTCATCCCTTTAGCAAAATATAATAAGGCTTTGTACACACAAGTATCCCTCGGAATGCGATTCAGAATGCTATTTGAGACAGAGGATTCAGGGGTCCGAAGATATATGGGCACGGTCACAGGCATTGGCGACTTGGATCCAGTGCGGTGGAAAAATTCTCATTGGCGAAACCTTCAG GTTGGTTGGGATGAATCAACTGCATCTGACAGACGCACCCGTGTTTCAATATGGGAAATTGAACCAGTTGCTACACCATTTTATATATGCCCACCACCATTTTTCAGGCCAAAGCTTCCTAAGCAGCCAGGAATGCCAG ATGACGAAAACGAGGTTGAGAGTGCTTTCAAAAGAGCTATGCCATGGCTTGCTGATGACTTTGCTCTGAAAGATGTCCAAAATGCATTATTTCCAGGCCTGAACCTAGTTCAATGGATGGCTATGCAGCAAAATCCTCAGATGCTAACAGCTGTTGCCCCATCTGTACAGTCACCATACTTGACCTCTAATGCATTGGGTGTGCAGGATGGGATGGGCAGTGTCAACGAAGACCCAACAAAAAGATTGAGTATGCAGGCCCAAAATATCGGCTTACCTAATTTACAGGCTGGTTTAAAAATGGATCATCCTGTAAGTACCACGTTGGCCCAGCACCAACATCAGGCTCATCATGTATTGCAGCAACAGCAGGTCCAACCGCTACAGCAAAGTACTGTGATTCtacagcaacagcaagcccAGCTGCTGCAGCAGAATGCCATGCACTTGCAACAGCAGCAAGAACAACTCCAACGGCAACAGTCACAGCAGCCACAGCAGTTGAAGGCTGCTGCATGTCTTCAGCCAATGGGCCAGCACAAGCTTAAAGAACAACAGTCTTCAGCTGGACAAGTTGTCTCGCAAGCACAATTGTTAAACCAGATTTTGCAACCATCTTCATCTCAGCTACAACAGTTAGGTTTACCCAAGTCACCTACCCAGCGCCCAGGGTTACCAGGTTTAACAACCGTGGGTTCTTTGCAGCAGCCACCATTAACTCAAACTACACAGGTGCAACAAACAACAGACTACCAGCACGGACTCCTACAAAGCCAGCAGCCGCAAGTACAACAACTATCACAACCAGAACTGCAGCTGCTTCAAAAGATTCAACAACAAAATCTGCTATCTCAGCTGAACCCGCAACATCACTCCCAGCTGATCCAACAATTATCTCAGAAAAGCCAGGAAATTCTCCAGCAGCAAGTTCTTCAACATCAGTTGGGCGGTGCTGATGCTATGGGTCAGCTCAAGCATTCGCAGCAAACATCTTTAAACCACATCACAGGATCCCTGACACCCCAGCAGCTTGTAAGGTCTCAGTCAGCACTTGCTGAGAGTGAAGAACCATCCAGCTCAACAGCTCCATCTGCCAGCCGTATCTCTCCAATAAATTCGTTGAGTAGAGCACATCAAGGAAGCAGAAATTTACCTGACATGCCATCAACACTACACATTGACCACATACTTCAGGAAATTCAAAGCAAGTCCGATAATCGAGTCAAGAGTGATATGCAAGGTAGTAAAGAAACGGTCCATGTACCTAATCGACATCCTGCTTCTGATCAACTTGATGCATCGTCTGCTACCTCTTTTTGTTTAGATGAGAGCCcacaagaaggcttttcctttCCGCAAGTTTGTTTGGATAGCAATGTTCAAGTTGATCCAAGAGATAACTTTCTTATTGCGGAAAATGTGGATACATTAATGCCCGATGCCCTGTTGTCAAGAGGCATGTCTTCAGGAAAGGGTATATGCAATCTACCTTCTGGACAAAGGGATCATAGGGATGTGGAGATCGAGCTATCCTCTGCTGCATTCAGTTCCCAGTCGTTTGGTGTGCCTGACATGTCTTTTAAGCCTGGGTGTTCAAGTGATGTTGCTGTTACTGATGGCGGAATGCCAAGCCAAGGTTTGTGGAATAGTCAAACACAGCGGATGAGAACTTTCACTAAG GTTCAAAAGCGTGGATCTGTGGGAAGATCAATTGATATCACACGATATCGAGGTTACGATGATCTTCGGCATGATCTCGCGTGCATGTTTGGTATTCAAGGGCAGCTTGAAGATCTCTACAGAACGGATTGGAAGCTGGTATATGTTGATCATGAAAATGACATCCTCCTTGTTGGGGATGACCCCTGGGA GGAGTTTGTAAGCTGTGTGAAGAGCATCAAAATATTATCATCTGCTGAAGTACAGCAAATGAGCTTGGACGGCGACCTTGGTTGCATCCCTCCGCAAACGCAAGCCTGTAGTGCTTCTGATGACGCAAATGCATGGAGGTCCTGA
- the LOC133926423 gene encoding auxin response factor 16-like isoform X2: protein MQPPARELTAKDLHDISWKFRHIYRGQPKRHLLTTGWSVFVSTKRLLAGDSVLFIRDEKSQLLLGIRHASRPQPALSSSVLSSDSMHIGILAAAAHAAANSSPFTIFYNPRASPSEFVIPLAKYNKALYTQVSLGMRFRMLFETEDSGVRRYMGTVTGIGDLDPVRWKNSHWRNLQVGWDESTASDRRTRVSIWEIEPVATPFYICPPPFFRPKLPKQPGMPDDENEVESAFKRAMPWLADDFALKDVQNALFPGLNLVQWMAMQQNPQMLTAVAPSVQSPYLTSNALGVQDGMGSVNEDPTKRLSMQAQNIGLPNLQAGLKMDHPVSTTLAQHQHQAHHVLQQQQVQPLQQSTVILQQQQAQLLQQNAMHLQQQQEQLQRQQSQQPQQLKAAACLQPMGQHKLKEQQSSAGQVVSQAQLLNQILQPSSSQLQQLGLPKSPTQRPGLPGLTTVGSLQQPPLTQTTQVQQTTDYQHGLLQSQQPQVQQLSQPELQLLQKIQQQNLLSQLNPQHHSQLIQQLSQKSQEILQQQVLQHQLGGADAMGQLKHSQQTSLNHITGSLTPQQLVRSQSALAESEEPSSSTAPSASRISPINSLSRAHQGSRNLPDMPSTLHIDHILQEIQSKSDNRVKSDMQGSKETVHVPNRHPASDQLDASSATSFCLDESPQEGFSFPQVCLDSNVQVDPRDNFLIAENVDTLMPDALLSRGMSSGKGICNLPSGQRDHRDVEIELSSAAFSSQSFGVPDMSFKPGCSSDVAVTDGGMPSQGLWNSQTQRMRTFTKVQKRGSVGRSIDITRYRGYDDLRHDLACMFGIQGQLEDLYRTDWKLVYVDHENDILLVGDDPWEEFVSCVKSIKILSSAEVQQMSLDGDLGCIPPQTQACSASDDANAWRS, encoded by the exons ATGCAACCACCAGCGCGAGAACTCACTGCCAAGGATCTGCACGATATTTCTTGGAAATTTCGACATATCTATCGAG GTCAACCGAAGAGGCATCTTTTGACAACTGGTTGGAGTGTCTTTGTCAGTACTAAAAGACTTTTAGCTGGTGATTCAGTTCTCTTCATAAG ggATGAGAAATCTCAGCTTCTCTTAGGCATACGGCATGCTAGCAGACCTCAACCAGCTCTGTCATCATCAGTTTTATCAAGTGACAGCATGCACATAGGAATCCTGGCAGCAGCAGCCCATGCCGCTGCAAACAGCAGCCCATTTACTATTTTCTACAATCCAAG GGCAAGCCCATCAGAATTTGTCATCCCTTTAGCAAAATATAATAAGGCTTTGTACACACAAGTATCCCTCGGAATGCGATTCAGAATGCTATTTGAGACAGAGGATTCAGGGGTCCGAAGATATATGGGCACGGTCACAGGCATTGGCGACTTGGATCCAGTGCGGTGGAAAAATTCTCATTGGCGAAACCTTCAG GTTGGTTGGGATGAATCAACTGCATCTGACAGACGCACCCGTGTTTCAATATGGGAAATTGAACCAGTTGCTACACCATTTTATATATGCCCACCACCATTTTTCAGGCCAAAGCTTCCTAAGCAGCCAGGAATGCCAG ATGACGAAAACGAGGTTGAGAGTGCTTTCAAAAGAGCTATGCCATGGCTTGCTGATGACTTTGCTCTGAAAGATGTCCAAAATGCATTATTTCCAGGCCTGAACCTAGTTCAATGGATGGCTATGCAGCAAAATCCTCAGATGCTAACAGCTGTTGCCCCATCTGTACAGTCACCATACTTGACCTCTAATGCATTGGGTGTGCAGGATGGGATGGGCAGTGTCAACGAAGACCCAACAAAAAGATTGAGTATGCAGGCCCAAAATATCGGCTTACCTAATTTACAGGCTGGTTTAAAAATGGATCATCCTGTAAGTACCACGTTGGCCCAGCACCAACATCAGGCTCATCATGTATTGCAGCAACAGCAGGTCCAACCGCTACAGCAAAGTACTGTGATTCtacagcaacagcaagcccAGCTGCTGCAGCAGAATGCCATGCACTTGCAACAGCAGCAAGAACAACTCCAACGGCAACAGTCACAGCAGCCACAGCAGTTGAAGGCTGCTGCATGTCTTCAGCCAATGGGCCAGCACAAGCTTAAAGAACAACAGTCTTCAGCTGGACAAGTTGTCTCGCAAGCACAATTGTTAAACCAGATTTTGCAACCATCTTCATCTCAGCTACAACAGTTAGGTTTACCCAAGTCACCTACCCAGCGCCCAGGGTTACCAGGTTTAACAACCGTGGGTTCTTTGCAGCAGCCACCATTAACTCAAACTACACAGGTGCAACAAACAACAGACTACCAGCACGGACTCCTACAAAGCCAGCAGCCGCAAGTACAACAACTATCACAACCAGAACTGCAGCTGCTTCAAAAGATTCAACAACAAAATCTGCTATCTCAGCTGAACCCGCAACATCACTCCCAGCTGATCCAACAATTATCTCAGAAAAGCCAGGAAATTCTCCAGCAGCAAGTTCTTCAACATCAGTTGGGCGGTGCTGATGCTATGGGTCAGCTCAAGCATTCGCAGCAAACATCTTTAAACCACATCACAGGATCCCTGACACCCCAGCAGCTTGTAAGGTCTCAGTCAGCACTTGCTGAGAGTGAAGAACCATCCAGCTCAACAGCTCCATCTGCCAGCCGTATCTCTCCAATAAATTCGTTGAGTAGAGCACATCAAGGAAGCAGAAATTTACCTGACATGCCATCAACACTACACATTGACCACATACTTCAGGAAATTCAAAGCAAGTCCGATAATCGAGTCAAGAGTGATATGCAAGGTAGTAAAGAAACGGTCCATGTACCTAATCGACATCCTGCTTCTGATCAACTTGATGCATCGTCTGCTACCTCTTTTTGTTTAGATGAGAGCCcacaagaaggcttttcctttCCGCAAGTTTGTTTGGATAGCAATGTTCAAGTTGATCCAAGAGATAACTTTCTTATTGCGGAAAATGTGGATACATTAATGCCCGATGCCCTGTTGTCAAGAGGCATGTCTTCAGGAAAGGGTATATGCAATCTACCTTCTGGACAAAGGGATCATAGGGATGTGGAGATCGAGCTATCCTCTGCTGCATTCAGTTCCCAGTCGTTTGGTGTGCCTGACATGTCTTTTAAGCCTGGGTGTTCAAGTGATGTTGCTGTTACTGATGGCGGAATGCCAAGCCAAGGTTTGTGGAATAGTCAAACACAGCGGATGAGAACTTTCACTAAG GTTCAAAAGCGTGGATCTGTGGGAAGATCAATTGATATCACACGATATCGAGGTTACGATGATCTTCGGCATGATCTCGCGTGCATGTTTGGTATTCAAGGGCAGCTTGAAGATCTCTACAGAACGGATTGGAAGCTGGTATATGTTGATCATGAAAATGACATCCTCCTTGTTGGGGATGACCCCTGGGA GGAGTTTGTAAGCTGTGTGAAGAGCATCAAAATATTATCATCTGCTGAAGTACAGCAAATGAGCTTGGACGGCGACCTTGGTTGCATCCCTCCGCAAACGCAAGCCTGTAGTGCTTCTGATGACGCAAATGCATGGAGGTCCTGA
- the LOC133926424 gene encoding 20 kDa chaperonin, chloroplastic-like, with product MSSVQLSGAGLAAVAFTNKALASTPLALRVCSSRRSIRSLVVKAATVVTPKYTSLKPLGDRVLVKLSAAEEKTIGGILLPSTVQTKPQGGEVVAVGAGRTIGDEKIEVGIETGAQVVYSKYAGTEVEFNDSKHLILKEDDIIGILETDDVKDMKPLNDRVLIKVAEAEDKTPGGLILTETTKEKPSIGTVVAVGPGPLDEEGKRQPLSVPAGSTVLYSKYAGSEFKGADGTGYIVLRASDVMAVLS from the exons ATGTCGTCAGTGCAGCTTTCTGGTGCCGGACTCGCCGCTGTGGCCTTCACGAACAAGGCCTTAGCCTCGACGCCGTTGGCGCTCAGGGTCTGCTCGTCGAGGCGCTCGATCCGTAGCCTAGTCGTCAAGGCTGCCACTGTTGTCACCCCAAAG TACACTTCACTAAAGCCTCTGGGAGACAGGGTGCTCGTGAAGCTTAGTGCTGCCGAGGAGAAGACGATTGGTGGGATTTTGCTTCCATCGACCGTGCAGACTAAACCACAAGGAGGTGAGGTTGTTGCTGTTGGAGCGGGAAGGACCATTGGGGATGAGAAAATAGAGGTCGGCATAGAG ACCGGGGCTCAAGTTGTATATTCGAAGTACGCAGGGACTGAGGTCGAATTCAATGACTCCAAGCATCTCATTCTAAAAGAGGATGATATCATTGGTATTCTTGAGACTGATGATGTGAAGGATATGAAGCCTCTCAATGATCGTGTTCTCATCAAG GTCGCAGAAGCCGAGGACAAAACTCCTGGGGGTCTTATTCTCACTGAAACAACTAAAGAGAAGCCGTCCATCGGAACG GTTGTAGCTGTTGGCCCAGGCCCTCTCGACGAGGAAGGCAAGAGGCAGCCTCTGTCAGTACCGGCTGGCAGCACCGTGCTGTACTCCAAGTACGCAGGGAGCGAGTTCAAGGGCGCAGACGGCACGGGTTACATCGTGTTGAGAGCGTCGGATGTGATGGCCGTCCTCTCTTGA